The following coding sequences are from one Streptomyces venezuelae window:
- a CDS encoding recombinase family protein: MPPPRWLPSHRRPPPPVTPVQAPPRPPGPNGFWLTDPDFRDRLHRATLTLLDIVEDCLNDEVPLTELLDGARDHAEHLLGIPSTYGILAEAEAAAQIVQAAGLDAGSPFGLAVAQGLAGIEQLPVEQQQQLVRGAARRYAVTAPSRSTNPPAAPARPAPRRSR, encoded by the coding sequence ATGCCACCACCTCGCTGGCTCCCGTCCCACCGACGACCACCGCCGCCGGTCACTCCGGTTCAGGCGCCGCCACGGCCGCCGGGACCGAACGGCTTCTGGCTCACCGATCCGGACTTCCGTGACCGGCTGCACAGGGCCACGCTGACCCTCCTCGACATCGTCGAGGACTGCTTGAACGACGAGGTCCCGCTCACCGAACTCCTCGACGGCGCCCGCGACCATGCCGAGCACCTGCTTGGCATCCCCAGTACCTACGGCATCCTCGCTGAAGCCGAGGCCGCCGCGCAGATCGTCCAAGCCGCCGGACTCGACGCAGGATCACCCTTCGGTCTCGCCGTCGCCCAGGGCCTGGCCGGCATCGAGCAGCTGCCCGTCGAGCAGCAACAGCAGCTCGTACGCGGCGCCGCACGACGCTACGCGGTCACCGCACCGTCCCGCTCGACGAACCCGCCCGCAGCCCCCGCACGACCGGCGCCGCGCCGCTCCCGCTGA